Sequence from the Luteibacter aegosomaticola genome:
GTCGCTGAGGATCACGTGATCGATGCGCGAGAGGCCTTCCTGCTTGGCTTTTGCGGCGATAGCGCCGGAGAGGTTCTCGCTGGCCTGGTCAGGTGCGCGGTTCATCTTTGCGTCGATCGCGTGGACGCCTTTGGTGGCCTGGTCGAGCAGGGCCTTGTCCGCGGCGTTGAGGCTGGCCTTGTCGATCTTCTGGTTGTCGACGTGTTTTTGCTCGGTGATCGCTTCGCGCGTCTTCGGGCCGGCGACGCCATCGGCCTGGAGCTTGTGGTCGCGCTGGAAGGCTTCGAGTGCAGCCTGCGTACCGGGGCCGAACTTGCCATCGGTATGCAGCTCGCGGCCGTGCGCATCCTTGTAGCCGAGGCGGGCGAGGTCGGCCTGCAGGGCGCGGACATCGTCGCCGTGCATGCCGTCCTTGAGCGCGCGATCGGTGTGTGGAGCGGGCGTGTTGTGCGACGGCGCGGTCTGGCCTACCTGGCCACTGGCGAGGCGGTCCATCACTTCCGGCGTGAGGCGCTTCTGCCAGTCGGCGAAGCGCTGCTCGCGGTCTTCGAGGCCGTTGTACTTGCCATTCACCGCCTTGGTCGCGGCTTTGACATCGTCGCGCGCGGCTTCGGGCACGCGGTTTTCCCAGTACCACGTGGCGATCTTCGAGGCGTTCTGCGGATCGGCGGCCAATTCCGGGTGCTTGACCAGATCGAGGTCGAGCGCCTTGCCGGCCGCGGCGTAGTTTTCCTTGCCGGTGAGCTGGATATAGCCGCGGCCGTGATACTTCCAGCCGTCGCCAGGCTCATCGTTGCCGTTGCGGCCGCCGTACATCAGTTCGGCGAGCTTCTCGGGTTTGCCCTGCAGGGCTTCCTTGCGCGCGGCATCGAGTGTCTGGGCACCTTCGCGCCACGCCGATTGCACGGGGATCTGCTGGATGTTGCGGGTGTAGCGGAAGCTCTCTTCGAGCCGGTTCAACCCATTCGATTCATGGGTGACCTGGGCCATGAAATTGGCCAGCTCCTTTGGGTCCCTGATACCGGCCGCATAGGCATCGGTCAGGACCTGTGTTTCACGATCAATCGCCATGTGTAGCTCCTGGTTGACTCACGGGGCGGCCCGTTCCTGGGCCCGTTTACACCGCCAACCCTGGCGGTGGTGGAACAAAGATCAGGGCAGGGTGGCCTCCGGCAGGTGGCTCGGATCGAAATCCTTGAAGGTGACGCCGCCAAGGTCCTTGGCCGAAAGGTCGACCTGCTTCTCCTTGCCGGACTCGTCGTCGGAGACCTTGCGCACGACGTGGCTGGCGAGCCAATCCTTCTTCGCCGCCGACCACGTGAAGGTGAACTCATCGGACCAGCGCTCGCGGCTGCCGCCGCCGTTGACGATGGTGAACTCGCCCTTGCCAACGCGAGTGTAGCCATAGGGATCGCCCGCGATGCCGCCGCAGGTGACGCAAGGGACGATGCGTGCGTTGGACGCGACCTTCTGCAGGTGGCCCGAGGCATCCGGTACCACCAGCAGCACGTCGCGCGCGGGGCCTTCACCCAGCTTCGCATTGGCACCGCCTGGTGGGTCGATGATCAGCACGGCACCCTGGCGCCCATCGCCGGTGAGGTCGCCCTTGATGGATTCGAGGACTTTGGCGCCACCCGTCGCAAACGACTTGAGGTCATCCATTTTGGTTCCTTTGTCCTGGGGAGCGGACGCTGCGGCGGTGGGTTTGGCATACGGGTTGGCGACCTGGGCAAAGGCCCATGCCGGGGCCGTCAGCAGCGCGATTGCCACCAGGCGGTTTCGTAGGGTTGGCTTCATGGTGGCGTTGGGCTCCGCGGGTGGTTCAAAGGTTAGGTGAAGCGGCGTTACAAGGCTGTGCGCCGGGTCTGGCTTCGCGCAGGAGGGCCGCCCCCGTGGAGGCGGCCCCGGGGCTTACATCGGCGGCTGGGCTGCCTTTTGCTGTGCTGCCTGCGTCTGCTGCTGCTCGTTGACCTGGTGGCTTTGCGCGTGGGTCTGCTGCATGTGCAGATCCACCTGTTGCGTGCTCTGCGCCAGCGGGGTCTTCAGGCCCTGCATGACATCGACGCTGGCCAACTGCTTGTGCGGCGAGTTCAGGTCGCCCTGTACCGCGAACAGGCGGGCGCCCTGGTCATCGAGCATCACGCTGTCGATCCGCTTCATGCCGCTGCACACGGCCGAGGCCGTGACGGCGCCGGCGAGCTGCTGGCTCTCCGGGCCCGAGGCACGGCCGTGGGCCGCGTCGAGCTTGTGCACACCGGCCAGAGCATCGCGGAACAGGGGGTGTGCCGCGTGCGCGGGATCGGCAAGGCCGGCCGCCTGGAGGGCCGCCTCGTGCGCGGCATGGCGGGCAGCCCGGTGGGCCGCGATGATGGTGCGCTTCTGCGTCTGCTCCATCATCCCTTCGCTGAGGGCCGTCATGGTGTCGCCGCCGGCGACGCCATCGACCTTGAGCTTGTGGTCACGCTGGAAGGCCTTCACGGCCTCTTCGGTGTGCTTGCCGAACTTACCGTCAGCGACGCTGCTGCCCAGCTGCTTGGCGTAACCGAGGGCGATCAGGCCGGCCTGCAGGTCGTGGACGTGGTCACCGTGGGAGCCGATTTTCAGCGAGCTCGTGGCGGCGCGGGATGCGGTGGTGTGGTCGGTGGTCTGGCCGTGGCTCGCCGCCTGGGCGTGTCCGGTGGCCAGTTCGATGCCGTGGCGCATCGTGCGCCCCGAGTAAATCTCGCGCATCTTCTGCGCGTATTCCGGGTCGGTCGCGTAACCCGCCTTCTGCAGGGCGTCGGCTTCCTTTTCCAGGTTGCCCAGGGTGCCCTTATCGAACAGGCCAGCCTTGGAATAGCGCTCGTTTTCCTTGAGGAACTTGGCGCGGTCGGTCAGGGCTTCCTCGTACGAGCCGTACACGCGGAACGCCTGGTCTTTCCAGACTTTCTTGCCGTGTTCGATTTCCCAGACGTTGAACGTCTTGGTCGGCCCATGCCAGCTGGCATCGGCCTTGATGTTGAACAGGTTGTTGGTGCCGGGGAGCACCTTCTCGCCCCAGCCGGTTTCGCCCGCCGCCTGCGCGAGCGTGAGCTCCGCGGAGAGGCCGGTTTGCTTGCTTACCTTGACTGCCGCCGGGTACAGGTCGGCAATGAACTGCTCTTTACTACCCATGGTGTAACTCCTGGTGGTTCGGGTGGGTTATTTGGCCAGCGGTACCTTCACCGTGACCGTGAAGTCGTGTGACGCGTCCGGTGCGTCAGTAAGGACATACTTGCCCGCGACTTCGAGACTTTCCGGGCTGGTGACCCGGAAATTCTTTGCGTCGGCATCGGCCGACATGCTGATGGAGCCGTTCACGTCGGCCAGATCGACGTACTGCATGCCCAGCGCCTTGCCGGTGGCGGCATCGAGCTGCGCCACGTTAAGCAGGGTCTGCCCGAGCGAGGGCGACGTGTTGGTATCGCCCTGCACCAGCACATAAAGCGACTTGCCAGACTGCACGCAATGTGTTGCCCGTGCTTCCTGGGTGAACTCCGGCAGCTTCAGGGTGGTGGCCCAGATGAGGTTCTTGCCGTCGTTAACGTAAACGAGGCCCTTGGCATGCATGCCATCGGCATCGGTCACCACGCCAACCTTGCACTCGCGGCCACTATCGATCTTGCTGGTGGCGTAGTCGCGGTGGTGGGCGGGCAGGGTGGCGGCGTGGGCTGCGCCTGCCGTCAGGAGCGCGGCGAGGGCTAGGGTGGCTAGTTTGGAAGGCTGGGTCATAGATGGCTCGTTATCGCTGCGTCGGCCGAGGGTAGGTTCGTTGTGTAAGGTCTTCTTTACTCGTCCCGGATGAATGCGCTGCAAGCGGAAACGAGCACCTTGCAGCTATTAGCATCGCCGCATTTGCCCAGTGCTTCGGCCCTTGCTTCATCCTCGGTCTTTGCCGTTGCCGTGCTCAACGAGCCGCCGTCCAGCGGTTGTGCAGCGGCGGCGCATTCATTGGCGAAATGGATAGCAATCTTGCAATTCGTTCCACCATTGCGCTTGCATTCGTCCTTGGCGGCGCGTTTAGCAGCCGGCCCGGACTTGATCTTTACAGCAGACCCCGTGGCGCCATTGTCACGATCGACCGCAAGCGCAGCCCAACCATTCGTCCAGGCGACGGTCGATTGCCGGCCGTAGTAGTTGTTCGTCGGCTCAGCCGGCTGGCCCTGGTAGTAAGGCGAGTTCTGCTGGTTCGGCGGGATACAACCCGGATTGCCAGCCGAGGGGACGCCGGGTGCGCATTGGGCGGCTAGTGCGCCGGAGAAGGCCAGGGCCAATAGGGAAATCGTGTACTTCATGATCGTCAATGTCCATTTGGTGCTCAGGAGCCACATTCACGGAGTTATGAGCGTGTCTCGTAGAGCGTCAGAAAAAGATGCGTTCAAGGATGATGTTGGATGTGGATGTGGATGTGGATGTCTGGCGTTTGGCGACAGGTGCCGTTGGAGTTCGTCTAGTTCATTCGTTGTGCGGAGATACAGTCGGTGTACATCACGCTGCATGAATCCTTTCCGCACTCCGCGAGAGCGTGAGTCTTAGCGTTTTCCAGACGAGGCGATGTTTCTGCGAACAATAAGCCTCCGGTTGACGCTTGCGCGAGCGCGACACACTGACTGTAGTAAGAGATGAGAACCTCGCAGCCTCGGTCACCTTCGCTCTGACAGTCTTTGATCGCCGCATCGTTTGCATCACGTTTGTTCAACTTATCCTTCGACGCGCCGAAGGTTCCTGTCGAGGCATCGACCGCTATCGCGCCCCAGCGGTCCTCCCATATAGGTTCCGGCGCCGGGGCCATGCCAGGGGCCGTAGGCGGCTGGAAATATGGCGAGTTGGCCTGATTCGGGGGAATGCAGCCAGGATTGCCGGCTGACGGAACGCCAGGCGCGCACTGGGCAATAGCGCTCCCTACGGTAACCAACATAATGAATGCTAGTGCGAGCCTTATGATCACGAGCCATTCGTTCCATTGAGTCTGATGGGAAGGCTGCATTCGGAAATGAAAACCTTACAGGTCTTGTCATCGCCACAACGACGTATCGCGCGCTCATTAGCCTCGCTGGCCGTCGCGGCGGTCGCAGTGCTCAAGTCGCCACCTGAAAGAGGCTGTGCAACTGCCGCGCACTGATTTACGAAGGTCATGAAGCTCTCGCACTTTTCGCCGCCGTCCTTTTGGCAATCTTGAACTGCGGCGTGTTCGGCTGCTGCCTTAGATTGCATCTGTCCTGCTGATCCTCGCCCGCCTTTACTGAAGTCGAGCGAGATCGCACCCCATCCGTCACCCCACTGCCTCGGCGGGGCCTGTGGCGCTGGCGTCGAATCTTGGTAG
This genomic interval carries:
- a CDS encoding XVIPCD domain-containing protein, coding for MGSKEQFIADLYPAAVKVSKQTGLSAELTLAQAAGETGWGEKVLPGTNNLFNIKADASWHGPTKTFNVWEIEHGKKVWKDQAFRVYGSYEEALTDRAKFLKENERYSKAGLFDKGTLGNLEKEADALQKAGYATDPEYAQKMREIYSGRTMRHGIELATGHAQAASHGQTTDHTTASRAATSSLKIGSHGDHVHDLQAGLIALGYAKQLGSSVADGKFGKHTEEAVKAFQRDHKLKVDGVAGGDTMTALSEGMMEQTQKRTIIAAHRAARHAAHEAALQAAGLADPAHAAHPLFRDALAGVHKLDAAHGRASGPESQQLAGAVTASAVCSGMKRIDSVMLDDQGARLFAVQGDLNSPHKQLASVDVMQGLKTPLAQSTQQVDLHMQQTHAQSHQVNEQQQTQAAQQKAAQPPM
- a CDS encoding DUF4189 domain-containing protein, giving the protein MKYTISLLALAFSGALAAQCAPGVPSAGNPGCIPPNQQNSPYYQGQPAEPTNNYYGRQSTVAWTNGWAALAVDRDNGATGSAVKIKSGPAAKRAAKDECKRNGGTNCKIAIHFANECAAAAQPLDGGSLSTATAKTEDEARAEALGKCGDANSCKVLVSACSAFIRDE
- a CDS encoding DUF4189 domain-containing protein encodes the protein MQPSHQTQWNEWLVIIRLALAFIMLVTVGSAIAQCAPGVPSAGNPGCIPPNQANSPYFQPPTAPGMAPAPEPIWEDRWGAIAVDASTGTFGASKDKLNKRDANDAAIKDCQSEGDRGCEVLISYYSQCVALAQASTGGLLFAETSPRLENAKTHALAECGKDSCSVMYTDCISAQRMN
- a CDS encoding XVIPCD domain-containing protein produces the protein MAIDRETQVLTDAYAAGIRDPKELANFMAQVTHESNGLNRLEESFRYTRNIQQIPVQSAWREGAQTLDAARKEALQGKPEKLAELMYGGRNGNDEPGDGWKYHGRGYIQLTGKENYAAAGKALDLDLVKHPELAADPQNASKIATWYWENRVPEAARDDVKAATKAVNGKYNGLEDREQRFADWQKRLTPEVMDRLASGQVGQTAPSHNTPAPHTDRALKDGMHGDDVRALQADLARLGYKDAHGRELHTDGKFGPGTQAALEAFQRDHKLQADGVAGPKTREAITEQKHVDNQKIDKASLNAADKALLDQATKGVHAIDAKMNRAPDQASENLSGAIAAKAKQEGLSRIDHVILSDDGSKAYAVQGDLNSPMKKMAEVQTAQAVNTPLEQSASTMANTARAQAEPAQQQEQQQQQTPQPGR
- a CDS encoding DUF4189 domain-containing protein, which translates into the protein MKASHIVLAVLMLCQAGAASAQCAPGVPSAGNPGCIPPNQQNSPYYQDSTPAPQAPPRQWGDGWGAISLDFSKGGRGSAGQMQSKAAAEHAAVQDCQKDGGEKCESFMTFVNQCAAVAQPLSGGDLSTATAATASEANERAIRRCGDDKTCKVFISECSLPIRLNGTNGS